A stretch of DNA from Hippoglossus stenolepis isolate QCI-W04-F060 chromosome 16, HSTE1.2, whole genome shotgun sequence:
GAATCAGAACACAACTGCTCACAATTAAAACAATCTCGACAGTTCATACAAACCgtaaaagaaatgtaaaacgATGGTacagagaagaaacacacaccaactgTATGACAGtctttaaaaaaggtcagattGAGCTTAAAATATGGAAAATGAGCGTTAGTGACAAATTGCAAACACTAAACACTGTAACTAACTGAACGGAACAAACTGAATTAACAGAGATTGTTTCGGACTCGAGAATGTGTGCGCGATGACAAATAACACTTTAATTGACGGACACATGGTAACGGATCCTGCAGTGCCTATTAACATTTCCACCACCATTGAgactttttgttttctaaacACAGAAGCGCAGCGGATGCAAAAAGGCTTTTTGACACCAATGACATGAAAGCTGATTAAAGTGGCAATATAAAATCCAATTAACCAATTTAATAAGTACAAATCCAATTGTTTTAAGACACAAAAGTTGAACGGAGATCACTTTAATGTGTATTCAAGGTGTAAACTGTCAGTAAACACATTTGTATCTAGAAGCTCCAACAGCTTATTAGTTATactaataaaaacattacaaatcaATTGCAACAAGTTTAATTGAAAGAATAACTCAGGGGATGGATGCAAGAAGAATTTCAAGGGACGGAGGAGCCCGCAGGCCACAGTAAGGTCGACCAATGATGcaaaattttaattttaaggaTATGACACTGCTGTAAATGTGCTCAGTAGGGTGTAATGGCATACGAGTCAAATCTGAAACTactatgaaatgttttttattgtaaatactGAAGAAAATTATTACATAagtgattgtttgttttgtagctCAGATCATCTCCTTGTGGCATTACAAGAAAATCTCAGTTTAGCTTGTTGCTGTCACAAAGTGAGTCAATGTCAGTTTCAGCTTTGTGTTTTGCTCTAAACCTGACATCACAGCTGGGCGGAGACAACTGCAGCACATAAGTCAATTTCCCATAAATGTACTATTAAAAGGAGTTTTGGTTTAGTCAAAAAGCCTCATTACACCCACTTtagcaacaataaaacatgaaaaactcaAGGGGAGTGAACATTTTATAGGCACTGcttatttcaaatgaaaacaaatgggtAAATAAAGTTCTGAAACTTtccagcaacaaaaaaaaaaaaaaagacattcatAATGGCTTGGTTTTTTCCTGAACAAATACCACCTCTTTAAGAACCAAATGATAAAATCTACATCACAAATTGAGAATAGAGAACAAAGCAACaatattttgggggaaaaaaaaacattaaaaaggaaacattcTGAAGAGTGCAATTTTTCAGTGCCCCGCACACCCCCCTCCCTAAAGTGATCCCCCCTTACTAGATTCTTTGGCTCCATGAAGCCAGTTGACAACTCATGCCATCTGTCATTAACTAATCACCAGAATAAGAGAAGAAACACTGGAGGGACGTTAAAACTCAAACTTTAAACCACTGAACCTGTGAATCAAGATTGAAACCAGCGTGCAGAAATATTCACGACATCCTCAAACCAGTGGGATGCTGTTTTTGGCATAATGTCAGCGGCCCGTTCTGTGAGTTGACCATCACAGCGGGGAGGGAACGAAACTGATATTGGACATAGGGGCAGGGTCCCTCGGTGAGTACAGATCAGTGACGCGGCAACAAAAAGTGGGCGAATGTGAAATGGATGAGGCAATGCAGGGGCTCCCTCTGGTGGTGGGAGGAGAGCAGGGTTGGCACAATGGCAGAGCTCCCCGGACTCTTGGCTCAGCTCAGCGCTGCTCAGTTCGTCTCTGCGACGACGGCCCATTTCAGTCCGAATCAGAGTCTGACGACGCCTGTGAATTTGAATCGCTGCTGCTGTCATCTGACTTGTTCTCTTTGTCCTCCGCCTCATCgtcttcctcatcatcctccttcTTCGAAATTGGAACAAAAAATATCATCAAGCACATTCAAGATCAAGTTATTCCCAGTGTGTGCGACAAATAAGAAATGTCACTCACGTCCtcttcgtcatcatcatcctcatcttcgTCATCCTCGCTGGATGAGTCTGCGTCAGAAGAAGCCTTCTCGGgctcatcatcttcttcatcctcctcctcctccgtgtcctGTGAGAAGAGACATCCATCAGATTTATCTAAAAATTAACGTACAGCTGATTTATGAGTCTGATGGATGGACACAGAAGAATCAGAGTCCACACTCACAGATTTCTTGAACTTTGCTTTGGGGCCTCCTGGTTTTGCTGTCGTTCTCCTTTTCTGAAAGGTCACAggtaaaatgtgtcaaaaaaaGTGGGGATGTTTATAGAGGTACGGTGCTGTAAATTTTCTGATCTCGTATGTGACACAACCATGACAGTAAAATAACTGACTTACTTGTGAAGTATATTCTTTGTAGGTGTTTCTCTCTTGTGTGGACAAGCTCTGCAGGGGGATAGAAGTGTGTGTTAGACAAATATTTTTTAGTGGATAATTCATGACTCAAACAAACCCCAAACAATCAGTCCATACCGCAAGCCACTGTTCCAGGATGACTTTGTACTGCCTCTGCTTTTCCTCAGCAATCTTCTTGTAACGGTCCTTGTCCTTCAGAGGTAACCTCTGCCAGCGGCTGCCGATCTCAGTCATCCGCTCTTTCATCGGGAGGTGATTCAGTTCTCCGTTGGACAACATCTCCTGAGAGAACTTCTGATATCCGTTTCTAGAGTCAAAagcaatgggaaaaaaaacatctaaaatgtTAGCAATTCTGTAACTATGCAACCGGCAGCGTGGATGAACCGGGTGTGACACACTTACGATGGTGGTTTCTTGGGTTCACcctcaaactttattttcttccctGAGGCAatggcggcagcagcaggtgagcGCATCTCACACAGGTCTCTCTGTTAAAGCGAGATCAATCACTGGTTGGCTCTCAGTGGAATTGTATATGAATGTTAAGGAGTCCTGCAGAACAGAGATGATTATGATACCTCATATCTTTTCTGATCCTCTGCTGCCTTTTTGATCCACATaatcttctcctttttctccatGGTGCTCCAGGTGGCTTCCATGGCTTTCTGAGCCTTTGGTCGGTCACTCTGCAAGAGAAGATATACACATGTATTTACATCTTTATGCAGAAAGTAGTTGGTTACAGAATCATAAACCTGTGGTTACCTCTGCTAATGAAGTTGTATTTTCACTGGTTTGTTAGCAGTATTATAAGAATAAGGGTTCAAGaattatttttacttcattattTGTTGGAGTGAGACTGCTGTGAATTCCCGCTATTCTCAATATTAATGATATATCCAAACATTGAAaattttgaaattgaaaattgacataaaaaaaaccttatcCTAACCCTTTAGTATCACATGATGGCCAAAACCAATCTACCAGATGTATTTCTGGAAACCAGGAGTCATGCCTACCTTAAATCTGGCCAGATAGTCTCCTATGACGCTCTGTTGCCAAATGTCCTGAGCAGTCTTAGGTGGGTCTGGCAAACGACTACGatcttccttctccttcttctcagACTCTGCCTTTAGGACCGTCTCCAGACGTTTGTACTTTTCCTGAATAACCAAGACAAcaagatcatttttttttataaatactggaaaatgtaattacattaTAAATCAGTATGATTTGGCTCTACTGACGTGGCATTTCTTCTGCAgtattttatttactgtttaccTTCTTCTTATCTGGCAGTTCATTCCACATGCGTGCCAGCAGTCTTGTGAGTTCACTGTCAGAGAGGTCTGGTCGCTCTTGCTGTAGCTTGGGCCGTTTTTCCTCAGAGAAGATGAACATGGCGGAAATGGGCCTTTTGGGTTTCTCTGGGCTGGCCTACAGATATTAGGCAAAACAATATCAGAGAAGGAAAGTGCAACATCTAGAAAATGCAAGCTAAAAAAACCAGACAACCTTAACCACTTGGACTATAACCACTTGTAAAAACTGGGGTGGATGTTGCAGTGTACAAATTCATACCTTTGCTTTCGCATTTCTCTTTTTGGAGGCAGGACTGCCGGCTGCGCTACCCTTCCTTAAACCAAACTTATCCTCGCCCAAGacacgctgctgctcctccactgaCAAACTCTACAGGGACCACAAAGCAGAGAAATTATAAACACGAAACTCTTACAGCAAAAAAGTAAAGCACAAACTATAACTGTCAAAAAAACTCAGAACGA
This window harbors:
- the ubtf gene encoding nucleolar transcription factor 1 isoform X1, with product MNGEMEAAAPVQVWAQDDLLKLLEAMKVALPQKDMTKYKTSESHLDWQKVAFNTFTAEMCRQKWLEVSKEIRKFRTLTELIVDAQDYIKNPYKGKKIKKHPDFPKKPLTPYFRFFMEKRAKYAKLHPEMSNLDLTKILSKKYRELPEKKKKKYVEDFLRDKESFVHSMMKFREDHPDLVESMAKKGSNVPEKAKTPQQLWYTHEKKAFLKTRPDATTKDIKEGLGKQWTQLSDKKRLKWIAKSLEQQKLYEQTMREYIQQHPELNMVQGDYVKSTLTKAERHLKDKSDGRPDKPPPNGYSMFCAELMSSMKDVPSTERMVMCSQRWKLLKQNEKDAYQKRCEQRKKDYEIDMNRFLSSLSVEEQQRVLGEDKFGLRKGSAAGSPASKKRNAKAKASPEKPKRPISAMFIFSEEKRPKLQQERPDLSDSELTRLLARMWNELPDKKKEKYKRLETVLKAESEKKEKEDRSRLPDPPKTAQDIWQQSVIGDYLARFKSDRPKAQKAMEATWSTMEKKEKIMWIKKAAEDQKRYERDLCEMRSPAAAAIASGKKIKFEGEPKKPPSNGYQKFSQEMLSNGELNHLPMKERMTEIGSRWQRLPLKDKDRYKKIAEEKQRQYKVILEQWLASLSTQERNTYKEYTSQKRRTTAKPGGPKAKFKKSDTEEEEDEEDDEPEKASSDADSSSEDDEDEDDDDEEDKEDDEEDDEAEDKENKSDDSSSDSNSQASSDSDSD
- the ubtf gene encoding nucleolar transcription factor 1 isoform X2; this encodes MNGEMEAAAPVQVWAQDDLLKLLEAMKVALPQKDMTKYKTSESHLDWQKVAFNTFTAEMCRQKWLEVSKEIRKFRTLTELIVDAQDYIKNPYKGKKIKKHPDFPKKPLTPYFRFFMEKRAKYAKLHPEMSNLDLTKILSKKYRELPEKKKKKYVEDFLRDKESFVHSMMKFREDHPDLVESMAKKGSNVPEKAKTPQQLWYTHEKKAFLKTRPDATTKDIKEGLGKQWTQLSDKKRLKWIAKSLEQQKLYEQTMREYIQQHPELNMVQGDYVKSTLTKAERHLKDKSDGRPDKPPPNGYSMFCAELMSSMKDVPSTERMVMCSQRWKLLKQNEKDAYQKRCEQRKKDYEIDMNRFLSSLSVEEQQRVLGEDKFGLRKGSAAGSPASKKRNAKAKASPEKPKRPISAMFIFSEEKRPKLQQERPDLSDSELTRLLARMWNELPDKKKEKYKRLETVLKAESEKKEKEDRSRLPDPPKTAQDIWQQSVIGDYLARFKSDRPKAQKAMEATWSTMEKKEKIMWIKKAAEDQKRYERDLCEMRSPAAAAIASGKKIKFEGEPKKPPSNGYQKFSQEMLSNGELNHLPMKERMTEIGSRWQRLPLKDKDRYKKIAEEKQRQYKVILEQWLASLSTQERNTYKEYTSQKRRTTAKPGGPKAKFKKSDTEEEEDEEDDEPEKASSDADSSSEDDEDEDDDDEEDEDDEEDDEAEDKENKSDDSSSDSNSQASSDSDSD